One region of Vairimorpha necatrix chromosome 10, complete sequence genomic DNA includes:
- a CDS encoding primase, whose translation MLPCEIKKNKYTGNETKKEIILTICKSILKSEGLSFSVMEQPILNDYGYIINYVGDCPTKKVPHKRNRCVITITDSRISLGCYDEECKGVINIKIDVIPIVIRNFIFGDGGTILKTNKGAHFGGFNEDDTLQTRASQFLINKYKDRFESEADIEHYLKGWNFFLLSEKDNKKVIVEEFASQQFVYCALKKQKNIVECENTGLVINTETKNMIALKSVVELESQKNLYSAEDFDIFKSIINMPISRNIVNLFLRTNLSREFKYYNLVLYRRENDLWVPTNERTLREEILISISDFFNPFSIWSGIRFIKEMESSTNISQIVCASGGILRDYTFGDKLDADFSLIPFKTKVYSLDTKELRDYSPDDYFTKKFPMDHNINSDVNIALRFLRSCGSNGKSLLIHLLSAIFGDFGQALPSAFFSMESNNSSIANPLLKGLKTKKVAFLSEPQAGKLKSEFIKKLCGADEVSARNLFSNDIANFKLTTKFVIAMNELPSFSSVDQALWRRIRIIPLKTKFVEDPENRNEKK comes from the exons ATGTTGCCAtgtgaaataaaaaaaaataaatacacCGGGAATGAGACTAAAAAAGAGATAATTTTGACAATATGTAAAagcattttaaaatcagAGGGGTTGTCGTTTTCGGTTATGGAGCAACctattttaaatgattatggatatattattaattatgtTGGTGATTGTCCAACAAAAAAGGTTCCACACAAAAGAAACAGGTGTGTTATAACTATAACAGACAGTCGAATATCTTTAGGTTGTTATGATGAAGAGTGTAAGGGTGtaataaacattaaaattgaCGTCATTCCTATTGTAATAAggaatttcatttttggaGATGGGGGGACTATACTTAAAACAA ATAAAGGAGCACATTTTGGAGGTTTTAACGAAGATGATACTTTACAAACACGTGCGAGTCAATtcttaattaataaatataaagacaGATTTGAATCTGAGGCCGATATTGAGCATTATTTAAAAGGttggaatttttttttgctttcggaaaaagataataaaaaagtaattgTTGAGGAATTTGCTTCTCAACAATTtgttt ATTgtgctttaaaaaaacaaaaaaacatagtTGAGTGTGAGAATACAGGATTGGTAATTAATACTGAAACAAAGAATATGATAGCTTTAAAATCCGTAGTCGAGTTAGAGtctcaaaaaaatttatacagtGCTGAggattttgatattttcaAATCAATAATTAATATGCCGATATCTAGAAATATAgttaatttgtttttaagaACAAATTTGTCTAGAGAATTTAAATACTATAatcttgttttatatagGAGGGAAAATGATTTGTGGGTCCCAACTAATGAAAGGACTCTGagagaagaaattttaatctCAATATCAGATTTCTTTAATCCTTTCTCTATTTG GTCGGGTATTAGGTTTATAAAGGAAATGGAATCAAGTACTAATATTTCCCAGATAGTTTGTGCATCTGGAGGTATTCTGAGGGATTATACATTTGGAGATAAGTTAGATGCAGATTTTAGTTTGATTCCATTCAAAACTAAAGTATATTCATTAGATACTAAGGAACTGAGAGATTATAGTCCAGATGATTACTTTACCAAAAAGTTTCCAATGGAccataatataaattcagATGTTAATATTGCGTTAAGATTTCTTAGGA GCTGTGGGTCTAATGGGAAATCCCTTTTAATACATTTATTATCTGCTATATTTGGAGACTTCGGACAGGCTTTACCTTCGGCTTTCTTCTCAATGGAGAGTAATAATTCGAGTATTGCAAACCCATTGTTAAAAGGCCTGAAAACGAAGAAAGTGGCGTTTTTATCTGAGCCACAGGCCGGTAAGTTGAAATCagaatttattaagaaattGTGTGGAGCAGATGAAGTTTCTGCcagaaatttatttagtaaTGACATCGCTAATTTTAAACTTACAACGAAGTTTGTCATTGCGATGAATGAACTACCATCTTTTTCTTCTGTAGATCAGGCCTTGTGGAGGAGAATTCGGATAATTCCTTTAAAAACCAAGTTTGTGGAAGATCCGGAAAAtagaaatgaaaaaaaatag